From one Streptomyces sp. Q6 genomic stretch:
- a CDS encoding TIGR03364 family FAD-dependent oxidoreductase: MSIATAPPVPVELPGGRSDLVVVGAGIVGLAHAFEAVRRGLSVTVVERDRRPVGASVRNFGHCCVTAQRGELLDLAAASRTGWVDAAARAGFWAPEAGALVVARSATELAVLEELRDERGADAVRLRTRDEIGDALGRPADARDDLVGGAHLPADLRVNPREAAPRLAAWLARQPGVDILWGTNVVGVESGTVHTSRGPVHGDQVLVCVGHDLDRLHPVEAEAHGIERCRLSMARVEAPPAFRTDAAVLTATSMLRYDGFTAMPSAVPLRAEVTAHSRELLDVVANVMFTRLPDGTVLVGDSHAYDATEIPFQDEGTTELLLREAARVLGVPRVRVTERWQGVYASSGRGPLLVRDVAPGVRALSVTSGIGMTLSFGLAAATFEGALRATA, encoded by the coding sequence AGGCGGTGCGGCGCGGCCTGAGCGTCACGGTGGTCGAGCGGGACCGGCGCCCGGTGGGCGCGTCCGTGCGCAACTTCGGGCACTGCTGCGTCACGGCGCAGCGCGGCGAGCTGCTCGACCTCGCCGCCGCCTCGCGCACGGGCTGGGTGGACGCGGCCGCGCGGGCCGGGTTCTGGGCCCCGGAGGCGGGCGCCCTGGTGGTGGCCCGGTCGGCGACGGAGCTGGCGGTTCTGGAGGAGCTGCGGGACGAGCGCGGCGCGGACGCGGTGCGGCTGCGCACGCGGGACGAGATCGGCGACGCGCTCGGGCGCCCCGCGGACGCCCGCGACGATCTGGTGGGCGGCGCGCACCTGCCCGCCGATCTGCGGGTCAACCCACGGGAGGCGGCGCCGCGCCTGGCCGCGTGGCTCGCCCGGCAGCCCGGCGTCGACATCCTCTGGGGGACGAACGTCGTCGGGGTCGAGTCCGGCACCGTGCACACCAGCCGCGGCCCGGTCCACGGCGATCAGGTCCTCGTCTGCGTGGGCCACGACCTGGACCGCCTCCACCCGGTGGAGGCGGAGGCGCACGGCATCGAGCGGTGCCGCCTGTCCATGGCCCGCGTCGAGGCGCCGCCCGCGTTCCGGACCGACGCGGCGGTGCTCACCGCCACGTCCATGTTGCGCTACGACGGATTCACGGCGATGCCGTCGGCGGTCCCGCTGCGCGCCGAAGTCACCGCGCACAGCCGGGAGTTGCTCGATGTCGTCGCCAACGTGATGTTCACGCGGCTGCCCGACGGGACGGTCCTGGTGGGCGACTCGCACGCGTACGACGCGACCGAGATCCCGTTCCAGGACGAGGGGACGACGGAGCTGTTGCTGCGCGAGGCGGCACGGGTGCTCGGAGTGCCGAGGGTGCGGGTGACCGAGCGCTGGCAGGGGGTGTACGCGAGCAGCGGGCGCGGCCCGCTGCTCGTACGGGACGTGGCGCCGGGGGTGCGGGCGCTGTCGGTGACCTCGGGGATCGGGATGACGCTGTCGTTCGGCCTGGCGGCGGCGACGTTCGAGGGGGCGCTGCGGGCGACGGCCTGA